The following are encoded together in the Ranitomeya imitator isolate aRanImi1 chromosome 4, aRanImi1.pri, whole genome shotgun sequence genome:
- the LRRC10 gene encoding leucine-rich repeat-containing protein 10 produces MGNTIRGIIAFFPSNTCQKYLLGDLEEMPIDKMVDLSSMQLRRFPLRVCAFTELIKLYLSDNNLSSLPPELELLQNLQILALDFNNFRVLPPVVCSLKQLSILYLGNNRIRDLPQELNYLKNLHTLWIESNYLTYLPVVVCDLPLLKTLHIGCNPIRNIPRELKNLTELRSIWISGSLLTEFPPILLEMIFLEVIDVDRNGIRFFPSLVHLTGLKLVIYDHNPCRNAPKVAKGVRRVGRWSEETPEPKKRFEVEAELEKAAESKELQPTAPNEPPVLTGDNPEETTSTQI; encoded by the coding sequence ATGGGTAATACAATCAGAGGAATTATTGCTTTCTTCCCATCTAACACCTGCCAAAAATACCTTCTAGGAGACTTGGAAGAAATGCCTATTGATAAGATGGTTGATTTGAGCAGTATGCAGCTGAGGAGGTTTCCATTGAGGGTATGTGCATTTACGGAACTTATCAAGTTATACTTAAGCGACAACAATTTAAGCTCCCTTCCTCCAGAGCTTGAGCTCCTTCAGAACCTTCAGATCCTTGCCTTGGACTTTAACAACTTTAGGGTTCTTCCACCTGTTGTCTGCAGCCTGAAGCAGTTATCAATATTATATCTTGGTAATAATCGGATTAGAGACCTTCCCCAGGAGTTAAATTACCTAAAGAACTTACACACTCTGTGGATTGAATCAAATTATTTAACATATTTGCCAGTTGTTGTTTGTGACCTGCCTCTTCTAAAGACACTTCACATTGGCTGCAATCCAATACGTAATATTCCCAGGGAGCTGAAAAATCTTACAGAATTGCGCAGCATTTGGATATCAGGAAGCCTGCTGACAGAATTCCCACCTATTTTACTAGAAATGATTTTTCTGGAAGTCATTGATGTTGACCGCAATGGTATTAGATTTTTCCCAAGTCTGGTGCACTTGACAGGATTGAAGCTTGTCATCTATGACCATAATCCATGTCGAAATGCTCCTAAAGTAGCAAAAGGAGTTCGAAGAGTGGGAAGATGGTCTGAAGAGACCCCAGAACCCAAGAAGAGGTTTGAAGTTGAAGCAGAGCTTGAAAAAGCAGCAGAGAGTAAAGAATTACAACCTACAGCACCTAATGAGCCTCCAGTTCTGACTGGTGATAACCCAGAAGAGACCACGTCAACGCAAATTTAA